The genomic window CGGGACCCGATCCTGAAGGAACGTTTTTTCGGGGTAACCGGAAAAGAAGGCAACCACGGCGAGGACGTGAAGGAGTATTATTTCTACCTGGATAATACCCCGACACACGCCTACGCCAAGATGCTCTACAAGTACCCGCAGGCGGTGTACCCGTACGGCCCCCTTGTCGAGGAAAGTTATCGGCGCAATCGCCTCCAGCCCGAATTCGAGCTATACGATGCTCTGAAGGCCACCTTCCGCGACAATCGCTACTTCGATGTGTTCATCGAATACGCCAAGGTGGATGACGACGACCTTTATTGCCGGATCACGGCGATCAACAGGGGACCGGAGGCGGCGCCGCTCCATCTTCTCCCCCAGCTCTGGTACCGGAACACGTGGACGTGGAAGACAGGTCGCGCGCGGCCGCGGATGGCGGCGGAAGTTGATTCGCTATCCGCCGCGGTGCGGTGCGACAGCCGGCATCTGGGCGAGCGGTACTGGTACGTCCAGGGCCCAGGCGGCAGCCGGCCCACGCTCATGTTCACCGAGAACGAGTCGAACATCGAGCGGCTCTACGGCGTCGCGAACCCGACTCCGTATGTCAAGGATTCATTCCATGACGCGGTCGTCCAGGGGGACCGGAGCCGGGTGAATCCGAACGGTGTGGGCACCAAAGCGGCCGCGCACTGCCGGATGATCCTGGCCCCGGGCCAGGAGGCGCAGGTGTATGTCCGTCTGTCGCCCCGCCGGCAGGCCGAGCCTTTTGCCGGCGTAGAGGCCTTGTTCGACCTCCGCATCGCCGAGGCCAATGCGTTTTATGCCACCGTTCACCGCGCCGGCCTTGGCGAGGACGAGCGGCGGGTACAACGTCAGGCGTTTGCAGGGCTGCTGTGGAGCAAACAATTTTACCACTACAGCGTCGAGCTCTGGCTGGACGGGGATGAGAATGGCCCGCCCCCGCCGGAGTCGCGCAAGTACGGCCGCAACGAGACGTGGCGCCATCTCTACAACCTGGACGTGATCTCGATGCCGGACAAGTGGGAGTATCCCTGGTACGCCGCCTGGGACCTCGCCTTCCACATGTTGCCCATCGCCCAGATCGACCCCGAATGGGCGAAACGCCAGCTCATCCTGATGATGCGCGAGTGGTACATGCACCCGAACGGGCAGTTGCCGGCGTACGAATGGGCGCTCGGCGACGTGAACCCGCCGGTTCACGCCTGGGCCGTCTGGCAGGTGTACCGGATCGACCGGCAGGTCACCGGCGCCGCCGACAGCGAATTCCTGGAAAAAGCCTTCCACAAGCTCCTGCTGAACTTCACCTGGTGGGTGAACCGGAAGGACCGCGACGGGCGAAACGTCTTCCAGGGCGGCTTTCTGGGATTGGATAACATCGGGGTGTTCGATCGCAGCAAGCCCCTGCCTACGGGTGGCCATCTGGACCAGGCCGATGGGACGGCCTGGATGGGGATGTATGCGCTCAACATGTTGATGATCGCGCTGGAGCTGGCGCGGACGAAGCCGGCGTATGAGGATGTCGCCACCAAGTTTTTCGAGCACTTCGTGTACATCGCCAACGCCATCAACGGGTCGAGCGGGCACGGGCTATGGAATACGGAAGACGGGTTTTATTACGATGTCCTCCACTTCTCCACTGGCGAGCACCTGCCGCTGCGGATCCGTTCGTTTGTTGGCCTGATCCCGCTCTTCGCCGTTGAAGTGTTGGATCTCGAACTGCTCGATCACCTGCCCCGCTTCAAGCAACGGGTCGAGTGGTTCATCAACTACCGGGGGCACATGATGCAGAACCTGTCACTTCTCGGCGAAAACGAGGGGCCGGGTTGGTTGCTGTCGTTGGTCAACAGGACGCAGCTCGCCCAGATACTGCCCCGCTTGCTCGATCCCGAACAGTTTTTGTCCGACTACGGCCTCCGCGCGCTATCTCGCGAGCATCAGGCCCATCCGTTTTCATTTGCGGTGGATGGCCAGACGTACACGGTATCCTACGAGCCGGCGGAATCGACCACCGGCCTCTTCGGCGGCAATTCGAATTGGCGCGGCCCGATCTGGTTTCCCGTGAACTACCTCATGATCGAGGCGCTTCGTACCTTCGGCCAGTTCTATGAGGATACATTTCATGTCGAGATGCCCACTGGTTCGGGCGTGTTGATGCGGATCGACGAGGCGGCGGACGCCATCGCCCGTCGGATGACGCAGATCTTCCTCACGGATGCATCCGGGCGCCGGCCATTCGCCGGGGACAACGAGCAGTTTCAGTCCGATCCCCACTGGCGGGATCATCTCCTCTTCTACGAATACTTCCACGGCGACAGCGGCGCCGGCCTGGGCGCCAGTCATCAGACGGGGTGGACGGCGTTGGTCGCCCAGCTGCTCCAGGAGATCTCGGCGCTAACGCCCCCACGCGAAGAGCAGGGCTCGCCTGACATAGCGCAAGCCTTACTCCCCGTAGCCTCTCTATAACCCTGACGTCCAAACCCCCTACTGCCATGATCAAGAAAGAAACGATCAAAAAAAGCGGCCACATCAAGGTCACCTTCAGCCTTCCGGCCGACCATCCCCATGGGTCGTCATCCGTCGTGGGCGACTTCAATGCCTGGGATCCGCTGGCGAACCCGTTTACGAAACGGACCAAGAGAACGGTCACTACCTCGATCGTCCTGCCCCCGGGCGGGAAATACCATTTCCGCTATCTGGGCGACGGGGCTATCTGGTTCGATGAGCCCGAGGCCGATGCCCATGAGGTCACCGCGCAGGGTACAAAGAATAGCGTCTTGGCGACGTGAGGGTTCAGCGAGTCGCCTTGCGAGGTTGCTGGTTGGCGTGTACTGACGGTCTTCGGTCCCCGGCTATGGCATGATAGCCGGCCCAGATGAACAACAGTCCGACGATCTCGGTAACGTAGAGAACCTCGACGTGGCCCATACGGGTGAACGTGCCCCCAATTCCTGGCAAGATCGCTCCGACGGCGATGCCCACGTTCCCCCACATCCTCCAGGGTGCAGCACGCTCCCGCGCGTATTTCCAGGCGGACCAGGCCGCTCCGCCAACCAGGAAGATGACTGCGTACAGGTTGATGAATGGCGAAAAGGCCCGCACCCACTGCCACGACATCACGCGGCCCGAAAGCCGATGCGGCTCAACGGCCGTGTAGTCGATCGGTGTGAGCATCACACATACCGATGCCACGGCTATAAGAGTAAGCAGAGCGGCAGTGGTCCTGTGTGCTGTTTTCCGTGAAAAAAGCAAATAGATCGTACCCTGAGCCAGCGGCGCCCCACCCAGCAGGGCGCCGCTGATATACCAGGCACGAAAGATAGACTCCTGCCAGCCCAGCAATGTCGTCAGGCTCTCCGTCAGCGTGCCCACGCCGTACATGGCTACCCCGATCATCCACCAGGCCAGGTACAACGCCGAGGGCTTCCGACGCCAGTGCCGGTAGAGGATGACGGTGAACGGGATCGCCAGGAGGGTGGTAAGGATAGGGACGTAGTGTACAGCCTGCGGCATCAATGTATCCGAATTATTCAAACTGACGCGAGCCGTCGGGCTGGAGGACGTAGTCGAACGTGACGTAGCGGGACTCCGACTCCGCCGTCGGGGTGTCCGGCGCGCCGCGGTAGTAGCTCACTACACTCAGTTTAGCGTAGAGGCCATCAGCCGTTCGGACGAGCACCACGCGGCCGGGGATCGGAGAGATGATATTGGTAGCCGGGTTGTAGTTGTACCAGCCGTTGCCGGACCCCGGGGGGATAGCAGGCACTTCGGCGGTCGCCAGGTTCCAGCCGGTTTCGGGCGCTTCAAGGATCTCATCGAACGTCCCTTCCACGATCTGCACCGCACCGTTGCCCGGGCCGGTCGTGCCGCCGTTGACGATCAGATCGGTACCCCGGAAGGCGACATCCCAGGCGGTAGTGGCGGAATCGGCCGTAGTGAGCACTTCGTTTTCCCGGAGGCTGTGAAAGGTGAAGAGCCCCCGGCCGATGGGCCGGCCCTCAGGCGAGATACCGACGATGGGGTCGGCCGGCAAGTCGGTCACATGGGTCAGTTCCGGATCTGGAAATTCCTCTTCGTCGCTAGTGGTATCACAGCCGACCCAGATAAATGCAAGTATCAGGAGGGCGAGGAGAGAAAGCAGGTTGGCGAAGGACATAATGGTACGCATGGGTTATCGTTTAGGATCGAAGGTGTACTGAAGGGAAACGAACCAGCGCCGGCCGGAGAGTGATGGGACGTACTCGCGGTCGGTCACATCGAAGAGATTTTTGGCGCCCAGTTGCGCCTCGACGGAGGGCCCCAGCCGTTTGGTGAGGGTGGCGTTCCAGAGGGTATAAGCCTCCACGTATTCGCGGTCGTCGTCGAGGACGAGGTTGCCGTTGAGGTCGGCATAACCGTAGCGCCCGCGCAGGATGCCGCGGACGGAGGCCGTGAGGCCGGCCTCAGGCCATCGGTAGAGTACGCGCAGGTTGCCGCTATGCCGGGAGCGCGAAAACAATCCGCCATAGTCCGACCGCGTGAGACGCCGGTCGCGGCCATCGACCCGGGTGAAGAGCTCACCGGCGTCGATCTGGTCGAGCACGTCACGATCGCGGGCGTCGAGGAACTGGTAGCCGAGGGTGGCTTCGAGTGCCGGCGTAATCCCGTGGCGGAGTTCGGCATGGAAGCCCTGGACAAAAACCTCGTTGAGGTTGACGTACGTAAAGATGGTTTGCCCGTTGGTGCGCACGGCGGCAGGGAGGGTTTCGATCTGGTCCCGCACGTCGCTCCGGAAGAGGTGCGTCTGGAGGTAGGTCCGCGGCCCGAGTTCGGCATCAACGCCGAGGGTGTAGGCCAGCGCCGTTTCCGGGCGGACGCCGCCGATCTCCGAGGGATCCGCGAGGAGGTAGTCGATCAGCCCCAGGGCGGCCTGTTCGTCGAGGGCCTGGCGGATATCCACCGAACCGAAGACCGTGTAGCCGCCGGCCGGGTTGGTGAAGTCCATGTACAGCTGCTGGAAGGTCGGCGCCTTAAAGCCGGAGCCGACGGACATACGTACCCGCACGGCCTCGCGGGGGGTGACGAGCAGCGCCAGGCGCGGGCTGAGGTGGAGCCCGTAATCGCTATGCCGGTCCAGCCGCGTGCTGAGCACCACATCGACCTTGTCTCCGGGCATCCATTCGTGCTGGAGGAAGCCGTAGAGGTTTTCGTTGGACCGTTTGCCGCCGCGGACGCGGTCGGTTTGGACGGTCTCGCCGATGTAGCCGGCGCCGGCAGAGAAGAAGTGGTTGCGGGAGAGGACGGCGTCCCACTGGGCCTCGGCCTTGTAGTAGGCCTGGTCGAACAGCGTCGTCGTGGCCAGCGCGGTGTCCGCGAGGTCGCGTACGGAGAGGAACGTGCCGTACGAGGCGGCGTAGAGCCGGCCGGTGAGGCGGTCGCCCGAGCGCAGCCTGTGGGTGACATGGGGCGCGAGGCTCCAATCCGTCCGCTCGGCCCGTTCGTCGAATTCGACCTGTATGCCATTCAGGAAGAGTCCGGAGGAGCTCTGCTGCTCCTGGGTGGCAAAACGCCCGTTGAGGCGCCACTCGGTATGGTCGCCATCAAAACGGAGTCGGGCATTGGCGGCGTAGTCCGTAAAACCGGGCACGGTAAGGCCCAGGATCTCCGGGAACAGGTCGTAGCCGCTGGAGCTGAAGCGATTGAGTTCGATGCGGGACCCGAAGCGGCCGAACTGGAGGTCGCTCGCCACCGTCAGGTCCATCGTATCGTGGGTCTCGAAACTCGCGCGGGCGGAGCCCTGCACCCCCTCCTGCGGTGTGCGGGTGATCACGTTGATCACGCCGGCAAGCGCCTCGCTGCCATAGAGCGACGAGAGCGGTCCGCGCACGATCTCGACCCGTTCGACGCCGGCGACCCCGATCCGCTCCAGATCCACCGCCCCGCCAGACCGGCCGATTACGGGCTCTCCGTCGATCAATACGAGCGTGTAGGCGGCATCCATCCCCTGCAGCTGTACGCCGGCCGCGCCAAACTCCGGCACAATCGCCAGCCCCGTCTGCTCCGCCAATACCTCACTCAACCGCGGTGCCCCGAGCAAGCGCATCGACTCCGACGTGACGACATCGGTTAAAATCGGGACATCGCGGAGCTCCCGGATACTGCGGGTCGCCGTGATCACCACAGCCGGCATGGACAACGTCCAGATCGAGTCTGCCTTCGCTACGGGAAGTTTCCGCGGCTCGGACGTCTGCGCGGCGGCCACCGGCAACAACCCCTGCCAAAGAGCCAGCAAAACCAAAAGGACGCTCAGGTGGTTCACGGTACCTCAGGCGCCACGAACGCCTGCATTTATGGTTCGATTAACCAGGATCCGCTCGAATCCGGCTCGATGCACGCAATATACCACACAACTTTGCGTAGTTTTATATAGATTTGTGCAGATTTGTATAATATGCTATCGTCTAAACCGCTGCTCTCATTAAAGGAGGCCGCCCATCTCCTGAACGTGCACCCTTCGACCCTGCGCCGGTGGGCGGATCAGGGGGATATTCTGGCGGTGGTGACGCCGGGTGGGCATCGGCGTTTTTCGCAGCAGGAGATTGAGCGGATGCGTTCCCCGTTGGCGCCGCTGGTGGATCAGGAGCCGGCGACCCTGGCGTTTGAGAAGACGGCTCTGCAGCACACGAGGGAGGAGCTACAGCATCACCGAAACGACGCGTGGATGGAATCGATGGACGATGCGGCGCGGACGGAGCAGCGAGAGTTGGGCCGGCGGGTGATGGGTCTGATGATGCGTTATATCGCGGGCGCGGACCTAGCCGTCCTGGAAGAGGCACGCCAGATCGGCCATACCTATGCGACGATGTCTCAACGGGCGGGGCTCAACCTGAGCCAGACACTCCAGGCGATGATGTTTTTCAGGGAGAACATCGTGGAGAGCATCCTTTTGCTGCCGGAATCAGTGCGAGCGAACCTGGACAACAACAAGCAGCTTTTGAGAAGCGTGAATGGCTTTTTGAATGCCGTGCTGATGGGGGTGTCGGAGTATTACGACGTGCGCTAGCGGACGACGTACCGGGCGGCCCAGTCGAGCAACTCGGTGCGGGCTTCTTCGGAGAGTTTTTCGGGGATCCGGACCTCGATCTTCACAAACAGATCGCCGCGTCCTTTTTCGGTTTTGATGCCCTGACCCTTGAGACGCAGGGTGCGGCCGGGTTGCATGCCGGCGGCGATAGGTACTTTTACGGACCGCCCGTAGGGGTCGGCGATCAC from Rhodothermales bacterium includes these protein-coding regions:
- a CDS encoding TonB-dependent receptor; this encodes MLALWQGLLPVAAAQTSEPRKLPVAKADSIWTLSMPAVVITATRSIRELRDVPILTDVVTSESMRLLGAPRLSEVLAEQTGLAIVPEFGAAGVQLQGMDAAYTLVLIDGEPVIGRSGGAVDLERIGVAGVERVEIVRGPLSSLYGSEALAGVINVITRTPQEGVQGSARASFETHDTMDLTVASDLQFGRFGSRIELNRFSSSGYDLFPEILGLTVPGFTDYAANARLRFDGDHTEWRLNGRFATQEQQSSSGLFLNGIQVEFDERAERTDWSLAPHVTHRLRSGDRLTGRLYAASYGTFLSVRDLADTALATTTLFDQAYYKAEAQWDAVLSRNHFFSAGAGYIGETVQTDRVRGGKRSNENLYGFLQHEWMPGDKVDVVLSTRLDRHSDYGLHLSPRLALLVTPREAVRVRMSVGSGFKAPTFQQLYMDFTNPAGGYTVFGSVDIRQALDEQAALGLIDYLLADPSEIGGVRPETALAYTLGVDAELGPRTYLQTHLFRSDVRDQIETLPAAVRTNGQTIFTYVNLNEVFVQGFHAELRHGITPALEATLGYQFLDARDRDVLDQIDAGELFTRVDGRDRRLTRSDYGGLFSRSRHSGNLRVLYRWPEAGLTASVRGILRGRYGYADLNGNLVLDDDREYVEAYTLWNATLTKRLGPSVEAQLGAKNLFDVTDREYVPSLSGRRWFVSLQYTFDPKR
- a CDS encoding helix-turn-helix domain-containing protein, which produces MLSSKPLLSLKEAAHLLNVHPSTLRRWADQGDILAVVTPGGHRRFSQQEIERMRSPLAPLVDQEPATLAFEKTALQHTREELQHHRNDAWMESMDDAARTEQRELGRRVMGLMMRYIAGADLAVLEEARQIGHTYATMSQRAGLNLSQTLQAMMFFRENIVESILLLPESVRANLDNNKQLLRSVNGFLNAVLMGVSEYYDVR
- a CDS encoding HmuY family protein; this translates as MRTIMSFANLLSLLALLILAFIWVGCDTTSDEEEFPDPELTHVTDLPADPIVGISPEGRPIGRGLFTFHSLRENEVLTTADSATTAWDVAFRGTDLIVNGGTTGPGNGAVQIVEGTFDEILEAPETGWNLATAEVPAIPPGSGNGWYNYNPATNIISPIPGRVVLVRTADGLYAKLSVVSYYRGAPDTPTAESESRYVTFDYVLQPDGSRQFE
- a CDS encoding isoamylase early set domain-containing protein yields the protein MIKKETIKKSGHIKVTFSLPADHPHGSSSVVGDFNAWDPLANPFTKRTKRTVTTSIVLPPGGKYHFRYLGDGAIWFDEPEADAHEVTAQGTKNSVLAT